The Chloroflexi bacterium ADurb.Bin180 genome segment AGTTGCCGGACTGGCCCAGGCCAGAAGCGGAGCTTGTGGAGGAGGATCCGACCGTATGATCTCTTGTCCCGGATGCGGCACCACCAATCGACGGGGAAGCAGGTTCTGCGGCCACTGTGGACAGCCTCTCGATCCGACGCCAGATATAAGCTGCCCGGAATGCAACCGTCTGAATCCCTCCGATAGCATCTACTGCGCTTTTTGTGGAGCCAGAGTAGTCTCACTCACTGCCGAGCCGGTTGAAGCCAGTGCCGGTCCGGTCGTTGAGCCAGCTCCGGCCGAATCCGACGCCACCGCGCCGCGCGAGGTACCCTCGTGGCTGTACGAGACCCGGGAAGCAACAGAATCAGGCGCGCCAGCTCCTGCAGCAGAGGCTGCCCCGGTGCCGTCCCCAGCCCACTCCAGCAAGTACCTCGAGGACATCGAGGGAGCCCTGCCTGGCGCAGCCGGCTGGCTCCCGGTGAATGCCCGGGCCGAGCCTCTGCCCAAGGTCGAGCTGCCCACTCCGATAGCCGCTCGCAAACAGGGCTGCCTGGCTATCTTGCCGCTCCTGCTCTGGCCCCCTTCCAGGTAGGCCGACGTGGAGATCACCC includes the following:
- a CDS encoding Double zinc ribbon — encoded protein: MISCPGCGTTNRRGSRFCGHCGQPLDPTPDISCPECNRLNPSDSIYCAFCGARVVSLTAEPVEASAGPVVEPAPAESDATAPREVPSWLYETREATESGAPAPAAEAAPVPSPAHSSKYLEDIEGALPGAAGWLPVNARAEPLPKVELPTPIAARKQGCLAILPLLLWPPSR